The following are encoded together in the Thalassomonas haliotis genome:
- a CDS encoding ABC transporter ATP-binding protein: protein MIFSARNSKSLSAPGPACTEADAGVQPRISAIKQKKTAKPRFYHTWGIFFVFKELTRKPALSWLMLLSALSALLSAPFILSAYLGFAVNKVIYSQDLDLFLHVTWLVFLLLLFGALAEFYSNKLAARANSRICHQLVLRRWQQLMATPAMLFSGFKKSELTSVLTDTLETLQKHQLFVLQNTLRSLFVMVFTVCILFAYHPLFLLLVAFFMLLTCLLPIYIAKSADPYIAQEPGRLAALNGFLSSALAAQSLLKTRDLTGISNKFKQLLLALATTQAGKWLIWNFSFNVKVTLNLLSHISILWLGGELFFRSVIALGDLVVVYVLSSMVIPRLDNIYKIYNYSQSLAVCYRRLEQLSAGETMLLPEGLGPRKVEKIRSLLLEQVSFTYPGKEKPVFSCLDLAFSPGHCYLITGASGSGKSTLIDLITAVLTPDTGRLTVNGKALLPQDNAAWWQCLSLHDQSNLVLKQGTVLDNINLFGREVNQQRFELACRLLNFNACLHKPVAALSGGELQRLCFIRCFVRDAELYIFDEPSASLDAVMQQRLIELLASLDNAIVLVISHNREISTAFDFFVHLDGDGVKTSPAARPFNHERCPGIDSKSREQEGPR from the coding sequence ATGATTTTTTCTGCCCGCAACAGCAAAAGTTTATCAGCACCCGGCCCTGCCTGTACTGAGGCCGATGCCGGTGTGCAGCCCCGGATATCTGCGATAAAGCAGAAAAAAACGGCAAAGCCGCGTTTTTATCACACCTGGGGGATCTTCTTTGTTTTTAAGGAGTTAACCCGGAAACCCGCTTTATCCTGGCTGATGCTGTTAAGCGCCTTATCGGCACTGCTTAGCGCGCCCTTCATCTTATCCGCCTATCTGGGGTTTGCCGTCAACAAGGTGATATACAGCCAAGATTTAGACTTGTTTTTACATGTTACCTGGCTGGTTTTTCTTTTGCTCCTGTTCGGCGCCCTGGCAGAGTTTTACAGCAATAAACTTGCTGCCCGGGCCAATAGCAGGATTTGTCATCAGCTGGTATTACGCCGCTGGCAGCAGCTAATGGCGACCCCGGCGATGCTTTTCTCCGGTTTTAAAAAAAGCGAGCTCACCAGTGTGCTCACCGATACCCTGGAAACCTTGCAAAAACACCAGCTGTTCGTGCTGCAAAATACCCTGCGCTCGCTGTTTGTTATGGTGTTTACCGTTTGCATTTTGTTTGCCTACCATCCGTTGTTTTTGCTGTTGGTGGCATTTTTTATGCTGCTGACCTGCCTGTTACCCATATATATTGCCAAAAGCGCCGACCCTTACATAGCGCAGGAGCCGGGGCGGCTGGCGGCATTAAACGGTTTTCTCTCTTCGGCGCTGGCGGCGCAGAGCCTGCTGAAAACCCGGGATTTAACCGGGATCAGCAATAAATTTAAACAGCTGTTGCTGGCCCTGGCGACAACCCAGGCGGGTAAATGGCTGATCTGGAACTTTTCTTTTAATGTCAAAGTTACCCTGAACCTGCTCAGTCATATCTCGATTTTATGGCTGGGAGGGGAGTTATTCTTTCGCTCTGTGATTGCCCTGGGAGATCTGGTGGTGGTTTATGTGCTCTCTTCCATGGTTATTCCCCGCCTGGACAATATTTATAAAATTTATAATTACTCCCAGTCGCTGGCGGTTTGTTACCGGCGGTTAGAGCAACTCTCTGCGGGGGAAACCATGTTGCTGCCTGAGGGGCTAGGGCCGCGCAAGGTGGAGAAAATCCGCTCGCTTTTGCTTGAGCAAGTCAGTTTTACTTATCCCGGTAAGGAAAAACCGGTGTTTTCCTGCCTGGATTTGGCATTTTCTCCGGGACATTGTTACCTGATCACTGGAGCAAGCGGCAGCGGAAAGTCTACCCTGATCGATCTCATAACTGCTGTGTTGACGCCGGACACCGGCCGGTTAACGGTTAACGGCAAAGCCTTGTTACCTCAAGATAATGCCGCCTGGTGGCAGTGCCTGTCCCTGCATGACCAGTCCAACCTGGTACTGAAACAGGGCACAGTACTCGACAATATTAACCTGTTTGGCCGCGAGGTAAACCAGCAGCGTTTTGAGTTGGCCTGCCGTTTGCTGAATTTTAACGCCTGTTTGCACAAACCTGTCGCTGCGCTTTCCGGGGGAGAGCTGCAACGTTTATGTTTTATCCGTTGTTTTGTGCGCGATGCCGAGCTTTATATTTTTGACGAGCCGAGCGCATCACTCGATGCCGTGATGCAGCAGCGGCTTATCGAGTTATTGGCCTCTCTGGATAATGCCATAGTACTGGTGATCAGCCATAACCGGGAAATAAGCACGGCTTTTGATTTTTTCGTCCATTTAGACGGCGACGGCGTGAAAACCTCGCCTGCTGCCCGGCC
- a CDS encoding carbohydrate binding family 9 domain-containing protein gives MNISRIKMLFFIFAGLLLPTETTAADSEEKSSDNSRQIPFLQENIILDGKLDETGWKKAQSYRLAYATEPFENIQAPVDTRVYVFESGDTLYVGFIARDPEPEKIRAYLRDRDKVWQDDLVGLKLDTYGTQKLAYHFYVNASGVQIDTIESELSDSLRDDWDANWQSATARTQQGYTAEFAIPLKSMNFSEKDGDKHWRLEFLRWYPREVKYRLSHIAVDRNNSCSLCRLVPVQGFANTPGSDTLTIFPSAVSSYSEKKPSLTDQNWQSSQDWELGADISWQITSDDLLSATINPDFSQIEADSAQLSLNNNFSLFFPEKRRFFLENQSYFDSMYSLVHTRNIVEPDVGVKYTSRKDQHTLAVLLANDQATHLRIPGNLNSSTTKIGEESINGALRYRYDFDDDASIGVLSTVRQASNYHNYLLSVDSKYRFTESTTMRWHLLNSSSEYPWQLAGQLCSGCSNESSLRAPGDKSLTGSAWQIELDHTARNWWLYGQYKQNGEDFRADLGSEDKADYKFYQGKSGYVLYERSIWNKLEFWAGYSKETNINNELLANNTEIQFNLHGPMQSRISTGAGKQKKAGLRYDKNSTKITGNTPLFDLDFAFIYGEFRPAQSIFLSTLLRKSDTIDYANNRLARQFYWQPIVQWDVNQHFYFKMTYTYEDLDSGGDNLYIARLADIRANYQFSAASKLRFSAIHNNLSFNPGNYIHGRDQGFQSLGSQLVYSYRFNALSTFYLGYSSNAVETDQLGKLVQQERNLFTKLTLSF, from the coding sequence GTGAATATTTCACGCATAAAAATGCTCTTTTTTATATTTGCCGGCTTGCTGCTGCCGACAGAAACCACGGCAGCCGATAGCGAAGAAAAAAGCAGCGATAATTCCCGGCAAATTCCTTTCCTGCAGGAAAATATCATTTTAGACGGTAAGCTGGATGAAACCGGCTGGAAAAAAGCCCAAAGCTACCGGCTGGCATATGCCACCGAACCATTTGAAAACATTCAGGCCCCGGTCGACACCCGGGTTTATGTTTTTGAATCCGGCGATACCTTATATGTTGGCTTTATTGCCCGGGATCCCGAGCCGGAAAAGATCCGCGCCTATTTACGGGACAGGGACAAGGTTTGGCAGGATGATTTGGTGGGACTGAAACTGGACACCTACGGCACGCAAAAGCTCGCTTACCACTTTTATGTTAATGCCAGCGGCGTACAGATAGATACCATAGAAAGTGAATTAAGCGACAGTTTACGCGATGACTGGGATGCCAACTGGCAAAGCGCAACCGCCAGGACACAGCAGGGATATACGGCTGAGTTCGCCATCCCGCTAAAAAGCATGAATTTCAGCGAAAAAGACGGGGATAAACACTGGCGGCTTGAGTTTTTACGCTGGTATCCGCGCGAGGTAAAATACCGTTTGTCCCATATTGCCGTCGACCGCAACAATAGCTGCTCCCTGTGCCGTCTGGTACCGGTTCAGGGATTTGCCAATACGCCCGGGAGCGATACCCTGACGATTTTCCCCTCGGCGGTATCCAGCTACAGTGAAAAAAAGCCGTCGTTGACAGATCAGAACTGGCAAAGCAGCCAGGACTGGGAGCTGGGCGCCGACATCAGCTGGCAGATCACTTCTGACGACTTGTTATCCGCGACAATAAATCCAGACTTCTCCCAGATAGAGGCAGACAGTGCGCAGTTGAGCTTAAACAATAACTTTTCACTGTTTTTTCCCGAAAAAAGGCGATTTTTCCTCGAAAATCAAAGCTATTTCGACAGCATGTATTCCCTGGTGCATACCCGGAATATTGTCGAACCCGATGTCGGGGTAAAATACACCAGCCGCAAAGATCAACACACCCTGGCGGTGCTGCTGGCCAATGATCAAGCCACCCATTTACGCATTCCCGGTAACCTCAATTCCAGTACCACAAAAATCGGGGAAGAGAGCATCAACGGCGCTTTAAGGTACAGATATGACTTTGATGACGATGCCTCGATAGGAGTGTTGAGCACAGTACGCCAGGCCAGCAATTACCATAACTATCTGCTCTCCGTCGACAGCAAATACAGATTCACCGAAAGCACCACCATGCGCTGGCACTTGCTTAATTCCAGCAGCGAATACCCCTGGCAGCTGGCCGGGCAGCTTTGCAGCGGCTGCTCGAACGAATCAAGCTTGCGCGCCCCGGGCGATAAAAGCTTAACCGGCTCGGCCTGGCAGATAGAGCTGGATCATACTGCCCGCAACTGGTGGCTTTATGGACAATACAAACAAAACGGAGAAGATTTCAGGGCGGATCTCGGCTCCGAAGACAAAGCCGACTATAAATTCTACCAGGGAAAATCGGGTTATGTTTTATACGAACGTTCGATATGGAACAAACTTGAATTTTGGGCGGGATACTCGAAAGAAACCAATATCAACAATGAACTATTGGCTAACAATACCGAGATACAGTTTAACCTGCATGGCCCAATGCAATCGAGGATCAGTACCGGGGCAGGCAAACAGAAAAAAGCCGGCCTCAGATACGATAAAAACAGCACAAAAATAACAGGCAATACCCCGCTGTTTGATTTGGACTTTGCCTTTATTTACGGCGAGTTTCGCCCGGCGCAGTCTATTTTCCTCAGCACCCTGCTCAGAAAATCAGATACCATAGACTATGCCAATAACCGCCTGGCGAGGCAGTTTTACTGGCAGCCGATTGTACAATGGGATGTAAACCAACATTTTTATTTTAAAATGACCTACACCTATGAAGACCTCGACTCAGGGGGAGATAATTTATATATCGCCCGCCTGGCAGATATCCGTGCCAATTACCAGTTTTCCGCCGCCAGTAAATTACGCTTTTCGGCCATCCATAATAACCTCAGCTTTAACCCCGGCAACTATATCCACGGCAGGGATCAAGGCTTTCAAAGCTTAGGCAGCCAATTAGTGTACTCATACAGATTCAATGCCCTGTCGACCTTTTACCTGGGTTATTCAAGCAATGCCGTAGAAACCGATCAACTGGGCAAGCTGGTGCAACAAGAAAGAAACCTGTTCACTAAATTAACCCTGTCGTTTTAA
- a CDS encoding secondary thiamine-phosphate synthase enzyme YjbQ yields the protein MWFQTEITLAARERGFHLITGEVEQSLPRLAKIKCGLLHLFIKHSSASLTINENADPTVRSDMEQHFNRFVPADAPYYQHIYEGSDDMPAHIKASTLGNNLTIPIHRGQLNMGIWQGIYLGEHRDHGGQRTLVATLQGE from the coding sequence ATGTGGTTTCAGACAGAAATAACCCTGGCAGCCAGGGAGCGGGGTTTTCACCTTATCACCGGGGAAGTTGAGCAGAGTTTGCCCCGGTTAGCCAAGATAAAATGCGGCTTGCTGCATCTATTTATTAAGCACTCTTCCGCTTCCTTGACCATTAATGAAAATGCCGACCCTACGGTGAGATCAGATATGGAGCAGCACTTTAACCGCTTTGTGCCTGCCGACGCCCCCTATTACCAACATATTTATGAAGGCAGCGACGATATGCCCGCCCATATCAAGGCCAGTACTTTAGGCAATAACCTCACCATCCCCATTCACAGGGGCCAGCTCAATATGGGTATCTGGCAGGGCATTTACCTTGGCGAGCACAGGGATCACGGCGGCCAGCGCACTCTAGTGGCAACGCTCCAGGGAGAATAG